The Fulvivirga ligni genome window below encodes:
- a CDS encoding shikimate dehydrogenase family protein, with product MKKYGLIGKKLSHSFSKDYFSKKFMDLGLTDYSYDLFPLENISQIVDLIKANPELQGFNITIPYKEEIIPYLDSMEENAKEIGAFNVVKIKNNKLTGYNSDFFGFKSSLENWYKPTKNNKALVLGTGGASKAVAAALGALNIEFKYVSRDNQKASLTYNNFVDSPELILEYPLIINTTPLGMAPNTESMPELPYAHLTSDHFLYDLVYNPTETKFLSLGKAQNCQVKNGLEMLHLQAEKSWEIWNS from the coding sequence ATGAAAAAGTATGGCCTTATCGGAAAGAAGCTGTCTCACTCTTTCTCAAAAGACTATTTTTCTAAAAAGTTTATGGATCTAGGTCTAACTGACTACTCCTACGATTTATTTCCTTTAGAAAACATTAGTCAAATAGTTGATCTGATAAAGGCCAATCCAGAACTTCAAGGTTTTAATATCACCATTCCCTATAAAGAAGAAATCATCCCATACCTTGATAGCATGGAGGAGAATGCTAAAGAGATTGGTGCTTTCAATGTTGTTAAAATAAAAAACAACAAACTGACAGGCTATAATTCGGACTTCTTCGGTTTTAAATCTTCTTTAGAAAACTGGTATAAGCCAACAAAAAACAACAAAGCCCTGGTGTTAGGCACAGGCGGAGCTAGTAAGGCTGTAGCCGCAGCTTTAGGAGCTTTAAACATAGAGTTTAAATATGTTTCAAGAGACAACCAAAAAGCTTCGCTTACGTATAACAACTTTGTTGATTCACCCGAACTCATACTTGAGTACCCACTAATTATCAACACAACTCCACTAGGAATGGCTCCCAATACAGAAAGTATGCCAGAGTTACCCTATGCGCATTTAACCTCTGATCACTTTTTATACGATTTGGTATATAATCCTACAGAAACGAAATTTTTGAGTTTAGGTAAGGCTCAAAATTGCCAAGTTAAAAACGGTCTCGAAATGCTTCATCTTCAGGCAGAAAAGTCCTGGGAGATCTGGAATTCTTAA
- a CDS encoding DUF368 domain-containing protein has product MGKFKEHLLIFLKGIGMGGADVVPGVSGGTIAFITGIYEELLDSIKAVDLEAFKLLISFKLPEFWRKINGNFLLPLFLGIAVSLLTLSKLILYLLDEHPIPVWSFFFGLIIISAILVLRPIKKWNVGVVITLLAGIAIAYLITSATTSETPTDLWFIFLSGAIAICAMILPGISGSFILLVLGKYEYIFKALSNLDVVTILVFMAGCVTGLLSFVRVVSYLFKKFHDLTIALLAGFMLGSLNKVWPWKIPTAFRVDRHGEQVVAAAKNVMPNEYTEHFKTDPQLFTAILFLAIGILLVVGIEKVANYKIKPTQ; this is encoded by the coding sequence ATGGGTAAATTTAAAGAGCACCTGCTCATATTCTTAAAAGGAATTGGTATGGGCGGTGCTGATGTAGTTCCAGGAGTTTCTGGAGGTACCATCGCTTTTATCACAGGAATCTACGAAGAACTTCTTGACTCTATTAAGGCGGTTGACTTGGAAGCATTTAAGCTTCTAATTTCATTTAAACTTCCAGAATTTTGGAGAAAGATAAACGGCAACTTCCTGCTTCCACTATTTCTAGGCATAGCAGTGAGTCTCCTAACGCTTTCTAAGCTCATTTTATATCTATTAGATGAGCATCCAATACCTGTGTGGTCATTTTTCTTTGGGCTGATTATAATCTCGGCTATTCTAGTTTTAAGACCTATTAAAAAATGGAATGTAGGCGTAGTAATAACTTTGCTAGCCGGTATTGCCATTGCCTATTTAATTACTTCTGCTACTACTTCTGAAACGCCCACTGACCTTTGGTTTATATTTCTGTCAGGAGCCATTGCCATTTGTGCTATGATTCTACCAGGTATCTCGGGTTCGTTCATACTTTTGGTTTTAGGCAAGTACGAATATATTTTCAAAGCGCTAAGTAATTTAGATGTAGTGACTATTCTGGTTTTTATGGCTGGTTGTGTTACAGGTCTACTTTCTTTCGTTAGGGTAGTATCTTATCTGTTCAAGAAATTTCATGACCTTACTATAGCATTACTTGCTGGCTTTATGTTGGGCTCGCTAAATAAAGTATGGCCATGGAAGATACCAACAGCTTTTAGAGTTGATAGACACGGAGAGCAAGTGGTAGCTGCAGCCAAGAACGTTATGCCCAATGAGTACACCGAGCACTTTAAGACTGATCCTCAGCTCTTTACAGCCATTCTTTTCCTTGCAATAGGAATTCTTCTGGTAGTAGGAATAGAAAAGGTGGCTAACTACAAGATAAAACCTACTCAGTAA
- a CDS encoding phosphosulfolactate synthase yields MNYTLNNVPERTVKPRQYGFTMAMDKGLSIREVEDFISICGDYVDIVKFGWATSFVTPNLKEKIKVYHDAGIPVYFGGTLFEAFIIRNQFDDYRKVLDKYDLQYAEVSDGSIELDHDKKCDYISKLSEQVTVLSEVGSKDEEKIIPPYQWIKLMQAELDAGAWKVIGEARESGNVGLFRSTGEVRSGLVQEILTKIPFEKIIWEAPQKAQQVWFIKLLGSNVNLGNIAPNEIIPLETIRLGLRGDTFNHFLSLQNNL; encoded by the coding sequence ATGAATTATACTTTGAATAACGTTCCTGAGCGCACAGTAAAGCCCAGGCAGTATGGTTTTACTATGGCTATGGACAAAGGTCTTAGTATTAGAGAAGTAGAAGATTTTATTAGTATCTGCGGTGATTACGTTGACATTGTAAAATTTGGATGGGCTACATCCTTCGTTACTCCAAATCTTAAAGAAAAGATAAAAGTGTACCACGACGCTGGTATTCCTGTATATTTTGGAGGAACGCTTTTCGAAGCTTTTATTATTAGAAATCAGTTTGACGATTATAGAAAGGTACTTGATAAGTATGATCTTCAGTACGCTGAGGTGTCTGATGGTTCAATTGAACTGGATCACGATAAAAAGTGTGACTATATCAGCAAACTTTCCGAGCAGGTAACTGTACTTTCTGAAGTAGGATCTAAAGATGAGGAAAAAATTATTCCTCCTTATCAGTGGATCAAACTCATGCAGGCAGAATTAGATGCAGGAGCATGGAAAGTAATCGGTGAAGCTAGGGAAAGCGGAAACGTAGGACTTTTCAGATCTACAGGTGAAGTAAGATCAGGCTTGGTTCAAGAGATCTTGACCAAAATTCCATTTGAGAAAATCATTTGGGAGGCACCACAAAAGGCGCAGCAAGTATGGTTCATCAAATTATTAGGTTCTAATGTAAACCTGGGCAATATTGCACCCAATGAAATAATACCATTAGAGACTATTCGTTTAGGGTTGAGGGGAGATACATTCAATCATTTTCTTTCTTTACAGAACAACCTTTAA
- a CDS encoding tetratricopeptide repeat protein, translating to MAENFKKKEENELLKRFEDHIKNKANYFFELDSFEQIVGLYIDRGQYRKALKAVNMASDQYPFSTELLVTKAQILSNLEQYNEALELLSKAESFQPNDSEIYFLQGSILSLRADYDGAIEVYYKALPYTEDKDELFYSIGLAYQSKEDYQKAIELYKQAIEENILHDGALYELAYCLDLCGELESSITYYKKFIDADPYSQAAWYNLGIVYNKIGEFEKAIEAYEFAVVIEDNFSSAYFNMGNTYLQMELFSKSLDAYTKTLDIEGPSPEVYCQIAIVYENMEQYELGLKYYQKAAKLDNLYDEAWYGAGKCLFQQQKWYQSLHFYNKALKLDHENAEYWKAVAQTECNIGNIVSSIDAYEEASMLAPEDKEIWMDWSYIYFEQGEYDKAIELILSGLEEIPDDPEYFYRLTAYLISAGKYKEAFNYLENALILDFDMHEVLLEFFPQLETQKALYKIINQFRKENS from the coding sequence ATGGCTGAGAATTTCAAGAAAAAAGAAGAAAACGAACTTCTAAAAAGGTTCGAAGATCATATAAAAAACAAGGCTAACTACTTCTTCGAGTTAGACAGCTTTGAACAAATAGTTGGTCTCTACATAGACAGAGGGCAATATAGGAAAGCTCTGAAAGCTGTGAATATGGCTTCAGATCAATATCCTTTCTCCACCGAGCTTCTGGTAACTAAGGCACAAATTTTATCTAATCTTGAGCAATATAATGAGGCACTAGAACTGCTAAGCAAGGCTGAATCTTTTCAACCCAACGATTCAGAAATTTACTTTCTGCAGGGATCAATCTTATCCCTAAGAGCGGATTATGATGGTGCCATTGAAGTATATTATAAGGCGCTACCTTATACTGAAGATAAAGACGAATTATTCTACAGTATCGGGCTGGCCTATCAAAGCAAAGAAGATTATCAAAAGGCTATTGAGCTTTATAAGCAGGCTATTGAAGAAAATATTCTTCATGATGGAGCTTTGTACGAACTAGCTTATTGTTTAGACCTTTGTGGAGAACTAGAAAGCAGCATCACTTATTACAAAAAGTTTATAGATGCAGACCCGTATTCACAGGCTGCGTGGTATAATTTAGGTATAGTGTATAATAAAATAGGTGAATTTGAAAAAGCCATTGAAGCTTATGAATTTGCCGTAGTGATTGAAGATAATTTTTCCTCCGCATACTTTAACATGGGGAACACTTACCTTCAAATGGAACTGTTTTCTAAATCACTTGATGCGTACACGAAAACTCTTGACATTGAAGGACCTAGTCCAGAAGTTTATTGTCAGATTGCCATTGTTTACGAAAACATGGAACAGTATGAACTTGGACTAAAATATTACCAAAAGGCTGCAAAATTGGATAATCTTTATGATGAAGCCTGGTATGGTGCGGGTAAATGCTTGTTTCAGCAACAAAAATGGTATCAATCCTTGCATTTCTACAATAAAGCACTGAAACTTGACCACGAAAATGCAGAGTATTGGAAAGCTGTAGCTCAAACGGAGTGTAATATTGGAAATATTGTGTCCAGCATAGATGCTTATGAAGAGGCTAGTATGCTAGCCCCTGAAGACAAAGAAATATGGATGGACTGGTCATATATTTACTTTGAACAAGGTGAATATGATAAGGCAATAGAGCTGATTTTATCCGGTTTAGAGGAAATCCCTGATGATCCTGAATATTTTTACAGGCTAACCGCATATCTTATTAGTGCAGGAAAATATAAAGAAGCATTTAATTATCTTGAAAATGCCTTAATTTTGGACTTTGATATGCATGAGGTTCTCCTTGAGTTTTTTCCACAGCTTGAGACTCAAAAAGCATTGTATAAAATCATTAATCAATTTAGAAAAGAAAATTCATAA
- a CDS encoding NAD-dependent epimerase/dehydratase family protein, translating into MILVTGANGLLGSYVCRTLLQSNQPFIGLIRENSDLSLLKDIKDQIDLRYGDIRHVEDIESIIKECSVIIHCAAIVSYDPSQKERLFNVNVEGTANLVNLAITHQIDYFIHISSVAAIGRNKAEGTINETEKWQNEVKTTAYAESKHLSELEVWRGMAEGLNAVVLNPSLIIGPGDWEKSSSKLIKYVWDEKPFYTKGLLNYVDLRDVVKVIILMLNKRLTNSRFILNGGTLSYKEFFEQVATKLNKKAPHIEAGKWLTRFALASQKVKSLFTDKEPIITKETARVSKNKIYFDNAKVKNELGYTFTPIEDTIDWTCKYYLEQETN; encoded by the coding sequence ATGATATTGGTAACAGGTGCAAATGGATTGTTGGGTAGCTATGTCTGTAGAACGCTATTACAAAGCAACCAACCATTTATTGGTCTGATAAGGGAAAATAGTGACTTAAGCCTATTGAAAGACATCAAAGATCAGATAGATCTAAGATATGGAGATATCAGGCATGTAGAGGATATTGAAAGCATTATCAAAGAATGTAGCGTCATTATACATTGCGCTGCAATAGTTTCTTATGATCCTTCCCAAAAAGAAAGGCTGTTTAACGTTAATGTAGAAGGCACAGCCAACTTAGTTAATCTTGCCATTACTCACCAGATAGATTACTTCATCCACATCAGCTCTGTTGCTGCCATAGGTAGAAACAAAGCTGAAGGCACCATTAATGAAACGGAAAAGTGGCAAAATGAAGTTAAAACCACAGCTTATGCCGAATCAAAGCATCTATCAGAACTAGAAGTATGGCGTGGCATGGCCGAAGGATTGAATGCAGTAGTTCTTAATCCATCATTAATTATAGGGCCAGGAGACTGGGAAAAAAGTAGCTCTAAGCTTATTAAATATGTATGGGACGAAAAGCCGTTCTATACCAAAGGACTTTTAAACTATGTAGACCTTCGAGATGTTGTAAAGGTTATAATATTAATGTTGAATAAGCGTTTAACCAATAGTAGATTTATCCTTAATGGTGGTACTTTAAGCTATAAAGAGTTTTTCGAGCAAGTTGCGACCAAACTAAACAAAAAAGCACCTCACATCGAAGCTGGCAAGTGGCTTACAAGGTTTGCATTGGCATCACAAAAAGTTAAATCATTATTCACTGATAAAGAGCCAATTATCACAAAAGAAACAGCAAGAGTAAGTAAAAATAAAATTTACTTTGATAATGCTAAGGTTAAGAATGAACTAGGCTATACATTTACACCAATTGAAGATACTATAGACTGGACCTGTAAGTATTATTTAGAACAAGAAACAAATTAA
- a CDS encoding tyrosine-protein phosphatase, with amino-acid sequence MFKIFSKKNSAPVKAVNCDLHSHLLPGLDDGVESFEESLEIINGLKSLGYSKIITTPHVMHDFYNNSSEDILHKLEQLKQLLKEQNIDVEVKASAEYYLDEQLINIVAEKPKELLTFGDNYFLFETSFMTEPLYMKEFIFEAKSKGLNPILAHPERYVYLQEDLSKVEDLINRGVLMQLNINSLSGYYSKRIKKTAEKLIDAKQVHLIGSDCHNIRHFGVMKKSRQEKYYKKALDLPLLNDSL; translated from the coding sequence GTGTTTAAAATATTCTCTAAAAAAAATAGTGCCCCAGTAAAAGCTGTCAATTGCGATCTACACTCTCACCTGCTTCCCGGGTTAGATGACGGTGTTGAAAGTTTTGAAGAAAGCCTAGAGATCATCAATGGCCTTAAAAGTCTTGGTTACAGTAAGATAATTACCACACCTCATGTAATGCATGACTTTTATAATAACTCGTCAGAAGATATCCTTCACAAATTAGAGCAACTGAAGCAATTATTAAAAGAGCAAAATATAGACGTAGAGGTAAAGGCCAGTGCGGAATATTATTTGGATGAACAGCTTATTAATATCGTAGCAGAAAAACCAAAAGAACTGTTGACTTTCGGTGACAACTATTTTCTTTTCGAAACCTCTTTTATGACAGAGCCGCTGTATATGAAAGAGTTCATCTTCGAAGCAAAATCCAAAGGCTTAAACCCTATTTTAGCCCATCCAGAAAGATATGTCTATCTACAAGAAGACCTTAGTAAGGTTGAAGACCTGATCAATAGAGGCGTATTAATGCAGCTAAATATAAACTCGCTATCAGGGTATTACTCTAAAAGAATTAAAAAAACTGCGGAGAAGCTGATCGATGCAAAACAGGTCCATTTGATCGGAAGTGATTGCCATAATATTCGTCACTTTGGCGTAATGAAAAAATCCAGACAAGAGAAATATTATAAAAAGGCCTTAGATTTGCCCTTACTAAACGATAGCCTATAA
- a CDS encoding GumC family protein: protein MEKQGKTIETIDFEKVYAVFKKSIIWVILIFLLTNSIAYLYVRWTKPLFESQSELKIDVKSEASELGIAGINESPNINMISGEIELLKSRLFFNKVIDAVDLNISYYTAGNVLVDEKFKTSPFIVSYKLLNPSLYDRRIYITILNDKVYNINFSGSEDNDNAVEYRFGEKVVTSQIEFTVYLTKNYEPNGDKNFFFTLNSEEAQIAYIASHLTVEPLNFNANTIKVAFRDYNPYKARDLVNAIDTLYLNYTEQEKNLENSQKINWLNQELKEIEAQLEGYEDFFENFTIQNRTNNLDEDLRKTVTAINEIDSQRYHVSKKIQAAENLLSSLGSEDDIISANLYYLPDYVTQSLKELQENIKLRKKVNLSYSENTFAVKRLDKEIDQATAELKQQINTLQEGYFKDRVSLNKRKNELEASFVRLPGKSTEYKKNQRFFSLYEEFYLSLMQSKAQFQIAQAGTTTDFKILSPATTPWMPISPNKVIIQGIGMVAGLILSLLFVGGRYLLHNKINGIAELEKLTSAPILGSVPKSQERISETQLTINRRPKSAVSEALRTIRTNIEFIIPNDKKKIISITSTISGEGKTFISVNLSGIIALSKKKVVVLDLDMRKPRVHTAFSTPESPKGVSTILIQRHTLEECIQKTEIENLDFISAGPTPPNPSELLLNGEFDQLLEDLKKIYDIIILDTPPVGLVTDGVLAMKKADLALYIVRSNYSKKIFLNTLNKLREVNNFKNLAVILNAASIVGAKSYGYGYYEEKPKGLINKIRYAFVRGV, encoded by the coding sequence TTGGAAAAGCAGGGAAAAACCATAGAAACAATCGATTTTGAAAAAGTTTATGCTGTTTTCAAGAAAAGTATTATCTGGGTTATCCTCATTTTTCTTTTAACTAATAGCATAGCCTATCTATATGTCCGGTGGACCAAGCCACTTTTCGAATCTCAATCAGAGTTAAAAATAGATGTAAAGTCAGAAGCATCAGAACTCGGTATAGCTGGAATTAATGAATCTCCTAATATCAATATGATTTCAGGGGAAATAGAGCTTCTTAAATCAAGACTTTTCTTTAATAAGGTAATTGATGCCGTTGATCTGAACATCAGCTATTATACAGCTGGTAATGTTTTGGTGGACGAAAAGTTTAAAACCTCTCCCTTTATAGTTAGTTACAAACTATTAAATCCTAGTCTTTACGACAGAAGAATCTACATCACCATCTTAAATGATAAAGTATATAATATCAACTTCAGTGGCTCTGAAGACAATGATAATGCTGTAGAATACAGGTTTGGGGAAAAGGTTGTTACTAGTCAAATAGAATTCACAGTTTACTTAACCAAAAATTACGAGCCCAATGGTGATAAGAACTTCTTTTTCACCCTTAATAGCGAAGAAGCTCAGATTGCATATATAGCGAGTCACCTGACCGTCGAGCCTTTGAATTTCAATGCTAACACTATTAAAGTTGCCTTTAGAGATTACAACCCATATAAGGCCAGGGATCTAGTAAACGCCATTGATACGCTGTATTTAAATTATACGGAACAAGAAAAAAACCTTGAGAATAGTCAGAAGATCAACTGGTTAAATCAGGAGTTAAAAGAGATTGAGGCACAACTTGAAGGATACGAGGACTTCTTTGAAAACTTTACCATTCAGAATAGAACTAATAACCTTGATGAAGACCTAAGAAAAACAGTAACAGCCATTAATGAAATTGATTCTCAGAGGTATCATGTCTCTAAAAAAATACAAGCCGCCGAAAATCTATTATCAAGTCTAGGATCTGAAGATGATATAATAAGTGCCAATCTGTACTATCTTCCAGATTACGTCACTCAATCACTCAAAGAGCTTCAGGAAAATATTAAACTCAGAAAAAAAGTAAATCTGTCCTACAGCGAAAACACTTTTGCGGTTAAGAGACTAGATAAGGAAATAGACCAGGCAACGGCAGAGCTAAAACAACAAATTAATACGCTACAAGAGGGCTATTTCAAAGACAGAGTGAGTCTAAATAAACGAAAAAATGAACTTGAGGCAAGTTTCGTGAGATTACCAGGCAAGAGTACGGAGTACAAGAAAAATCAAAGATTCTTTAGCTTGTATGAAGAGTTCTATCTTTCATTAATGCAAAGCAAGGCACAGTTTCAAATTGCTCAGGCAGGAACAACTACCGATTTCAAAATTCTATCTCCAGCAACTACACCTTGGATGCCAATATCACCTAATAAAGTAATCATTCAGGGTATTGGCATGGTAGCAGGCCTTATATTAAGTTTATTATTTGTCGGTGGCAGATATTTACTTCACAATAAAATTAATGGCATAGCTGAACTTGAAAAACTTACCTCCGCACCTATTTTAGGTAGTGTTCCTAAGAGCCAGGAAAGAATATCTGAGACTCAATTAACCATCAATAGAAGACCGAAATCTGCTGTAAGTGAGGCCCTTAGGACCATTCGAACTAATATTGAATTTATTATTCCCAACGATAAAAAGAAGATTATCTCCATCACCTCCACCATAAGTGGAGAAGGAAAGACCTTCATTTCAGTTAACCTGAGTGGTATAATTGCGCTTTCAAAGAAGAAGGTGGTGGTGCTTGACCTTGACATGCGTAAACCTCGTGTTCACACCGCTTTTAGCACTCCGGAATCACCTAAGGGTGTTAGTACAATACTCATTCAAAGGCATACACTTGAAGAATGTATCCAAAAGACTGAGATAGAAAACCTTGATTTCATTTCTGCAGGTCCTACTCCGCCTAACCCTTCAGAACTTTTGTTAAACGGTGAATTTGATCAACTTTTAGAGGACTTGAAGAAAATCTATGATATTATCATTTTGGATACTCCTCCGGTAGGTCTGGTCACTGATGGTGTGCTGGCGATGAAAAAGGCAGATTTGGCCTTATACATAGTAAGATCTAATTATTCGAAAAAGATATTCCTCAACACATTAAATAAATTAAGAGAGGTTAATAATTTTAAAAACCTCGCAGTTATACTTAATGCAGCCTCTATTGTAGGTGCTAAAAGCTATGGCTATGGCTACTATGAAGAAAAGCCCAAAGGACTAATTAATAAAATACGATACGCTTTTGTAAGAGGTGTTTAA
- a CDS encoding polysaccharide biosynthesis/export family protein: MFKNESNRSLKISEEVRSAESNYLIEKNDYLSIEVYTHNGEQLIDPENHLKEISNTTQTTSEEKNQYLVNIDGFVDFPMVGLIKLEGHSISDAEDILEEKFKEFYEEPFVKLRYLNKRVVLLGASGGGQVIPLENENMKVTEVLALSSNMESTNKVNNIRLLRGEEMYMIDFSTLNGYLTDNMTVQNGDIIYVEPVKKPFSEFIRDNGPVVSMLSSVVSLVVIIISLN, encoded by the coding sequence ATGTTTAAGAATGAAAGCAACAGGAGTTTAAAAATTTCTGAAGAGGTCAGATCAGCTGAAAGCAACTACCTTATTGAGAAAAATGACTATTTATCCATAGAAGTTTACACTCATAACGGGGAGCAGCTTATAGATCCTGAAAATCATCTCAAAGAAATCTCTAATACTACTCAAACTACTTCAGAAGAAAAAAATCAATATCTAGTTAATATTGATGGTTTTGTTGACTTCCCAATGGTAGGCTTAATTAAACTAGAGGGCCATTCCATTTCTGATGCAGAAGATATTCTAGAAGAGAAGTTTAAGGAGTTTTATGAAGAGCCCTTCGTTAAATTAAGATACTTAAATAAACGAGTAGTTTTACTAGGAGCCAGTGGCGGTGGACAGGTTATTCCTCTTGAGAATGAAAACATGAAAGTGACAGAGGTTTTAGCTCTTTCATCTAATATGGAAAGCACTAATAAAGTGAACAATATTCGTTTGTTAAGAGGGGAAGAAATGTACATGATTGATTTTTCCACGCTCAATGGATACCTTACCGATAACATGACAGTACAAAATGGTGACATCATATATGTAGAGCCTGTGAAAAAGCCTTTTTCTGAATTCATAAGGGATAATGGCCCTGTAGTCAGTATGCTCAGCAGCGTTGTCTCATTGGTGGTGATAATTATTAGTTTGAATTAA
- the rfbC gene encoding dTDP-4-dehydrorhamnose 3,5-epimerase has translation MNVKETGVRGLYELTPNIFEDDRGFFFESFNQERLTEKGINYDFVQDNQSFSKKGVVRGLHLQFAPYAQAKLVRVTSGRVLDVAVDLRPDSETFKQVYYFELDAVKNNAVLIPEGFAHGFAALEDSIFQYKCSNLYHKNSEGGIRFDDKTLNIDWGVSNPIISDKDLELPTLEEFERNFLN, from the coding sequence ATGAACGTAAAAGAGACAGGTGTAAGAGGGCTTTATGAATTAACCCCAAATATTTTTGAAGATGACAGAGGTTTCTTCTTTGAATCTTTTAATCAGGAAAGGCTCACGGAAAAAGGAATTAATTACGATTTCGTTCAGGACAACCAGTCGTTTTCGAAAAAGGGTGTTGTGAGAGGTTTACACTTACAATTCGCTCCATATGCTCAGGCCAAACTAGTGCGAGTTACTTCAGGTAGGGTTCTAGATGTAGCGGTAGACTTAAGACCCGACTCTGAAACTTTTAAACAGGTATATTACTTTGAGTTAGACGCAGTTAAAAATAATGCCGTCCTTATTCCTGAAGGGTTTGCTCATGGATTTGCCGCTCTAGAAGATAGTATTTTTCAATATAAATGCAGTAATTTATACCACAAGAACTCTGAAGGTGGAATTAGGTTTGATGATAAAACCTTAAATATAGACTGGGGTGTTTCTAACCCTATTATTTCTGATAAAGATTTAGAGCTACCTACCTTAGAAGAGTTTGAACGTAATTTTTTAAACTAA
- a CDS encoding glycosyltransferase family 4 protein, which translates to MKVAIVLNTSWNVYNFRMSLIKALQNENHAIHVIAPADDYTQKIKESNCEFHPVKMDSRGANPIKDMALFFELRSIYKKVQPDIILHFTIKPNIYGTLAAASLKIPCINNVCGLGTVFLQKGIVSTIALLMYKVAFKFPKKVFFQNHHDNDLFIKEKLIKEELCEVIPGSGIDLNHFPPMAFKRNNPFTFLLISRLIYDKGVIEYIDAVKKLKESGINARFQILGAKDPEHKRGIQEDLINDWINSNVIEYLGTTSDVRNFIENADCIVLPSYREGTPRTLLEAASSAKPIIATDVPGCNNVVTNNFNGYLCELKSSEDLALKMNNMCLLPDSDIKNFGLNGRKKVEEEFNEVLVIDSYIKTIAEFNQ; encoded by the coding sequence ATGAAGGTTGCGATTGTACTTAATACATCCTGGAATGTATATAATTTCAGAATGAGCCTGATAAAGGCTTTACAAAATGAGAATCATGCTATACACGTTATCGCCCCGGCAGACGATTATACGCAAAAAATAAAGGAGAGTAATTGCGAATTTCATCCTGTAAAGATGGATAGCAGAGGCGCAAATCCTATAAAAGATATGGCTCTATTTTTTGAGCTTAGATCTATCTATAAAAAGGTACAGCCAGACATCATTCTTCATTTCACTATTAAACCCAATATTTACGGTACATTAGCGGCAGCTTCATTAAAAATTCCTTGCATAAATAATGTATGTGGGCTAGGAACAGTGTTTTTGCAAAAAGGCATCGTCTCCACTATAGCACTTTTAATGTATAAAGTTGCATTTAAATTTCCAAAGAAAGTCTTCTTCCAAAACCATCATGACAATGACCTTTTTATAAAGGAAAAACTTATCAAAGAGGAACTCTGCGAAGTGATACCTGGATCAGGAATTGATTTGAATCATTTCCCTCCTATGGCCTTTAAGCGAAATAACCCATTCACCTTCCTTTTAATATCCAGACTTATATATGATAAAGGTGTCATTGAATACATTGATGCAGTGAAGAAATTAAAGGAAAGTGGCATCAATGCCAGGTTCCAAATTCTCGGAGCAAAAGACCCAGAACATAAGAGAGGTATTCAAGAAGATCTTATTAACGACTGGATTAACAGCAACGTAATTGAGTATTTAGGCACCACAAGTGATGTAAGAAATTTCATAGAAAATGCAGATTGTATAGTTCTGCCGTCATACCGAGAGGGCACTCCAAGAACATTACTGGAGGCTGCTAGCTCTGCAAAACCGATTATTGCTACCGATGTACCAGGTTGCAACAATGTAGTTACCAATAACTTCAATGGTTATCTCTGTGAATTAAAGAGTTCAGAAGATCTGGCTCTAAAAATGAATAACATGTGCCTTTTGCCAGATTCAGATATCAAAAACTTTGGCCTCAATGGTCGTAAAAAGGTGGAAGAGGAATTCAATGAAGTTCTGGTTATTGACTCATACATCAAAACTATAGCAGAATTTAATCAATAA